A region from the Acyrthosiphon pisum isolate AL4f chromosome A1, pea_aphid_22Mar2018_4r6ur, whole genome shotgun sequence genome encodes:
- the LOC100570321 gene encoding uncharacterized protein LOC100570321, whose product MGVKGYSTVSDLNTKKSRLGCSVCKKIINNDTPIEHFSSKPWIEKKYLKNKVSDKKIRDFEYIKLSPSVTSRPKISECYCNRMEQTKNESFPKLICSKRFKTPYLTDVDEKWLNEIIEFRRQNWFDCHADSSIDRICVQNIIPLNIFNEHKLNCSHQNNSMSLTSIDDNELSTGNPFAYLENINAVKKHLNEHKKTTVPKFAGKKKKNSDAVYKPWIPPSSSSVHYTF is encoded by the exons ATGGGAGTCAAAGGATATTCTACAGTATCCGACCTAAACACAAAGAAAAGCCGTCTGGGGTGctctgtatgtaaaaaaataatcaataatgataCACCGATTGaacatttttcatcaaaaccctggattgagaaaaaatatttaaaaaacaaggtttctgacaaaaaaattagagattttgaatatattaaattatcaccaTCTGTAACATCAAGACCTAAAATTAGTGAATGTTACTGTAATCGTATGgaacaaacaaaaaacgaaTCCTTTCCAAAATTAATATGCTCAAAGCGTTTTAAAACGCCATATCTGACAGATGTTGACGAAAAGTGGTTGaatgaaattattgaattcCGACGTCAAAATTGGTTTGATTGTCACGCTGATTCATCTATTGATAGAATttgtgttcaaaatattattcctttAA ATATTTTTAACGAACACAAACTAAATTGTAgtcatcaaaataattcaatgtcATTAACTTCTATTGATGATAATGAGCTAAGTACTGGAAATCCATTTgcatatttggaaaatattaatgcaGTTAAAAAACACCtaaatgaacataaaaaaactaCTGTTCCTAAATTTGCtg gtaaaaaaaaaaaaaattcagatgcAGTTTATAAACCTTGGATAccaccatcatcatcatcagttcattatacattttaa
- the LOC100159465 gene encoding uncharacterized protein LOC100159465 produces the protein MSEHFITQDIIECSDDENYGFKHNQMNECYPEPSEIYSLYKTLESANVTSLKLEWTCPGRRELTPDDSQVSQSSTNELCDIAESLDQSDFDFEEDISHMNLNRMDGKKELKGSAKKKTTSLDAVLSNMARHQKLDNMLDEKFDSL, from the exons atgtctgaacattttattacacAAGATATAATAGAATGTTCTGATGATGAAAATTACGGTTTTAAACATAACCAG atGAATGAATGTTATCCTGAACCATCCGAAATTTATTCGTTGTACAAAACTTTGGAGTCAGCTAATGTTACATCTTTAAAACTAGAATGGACTTGTCCCGGACGAAGGGAATTAACACCAGACGATAGTCAAGTATCTCAGAGTAGTACTAATGAACTTTGTGATATTGCAGA atcATTGGATCAAtccgattttgattttgaagaaGATATATCACATATGAACTTAAATCGTATGGATggtaaaaaagaattaaaaggAAGTGCTAAGAAGAAGACTACTAGTTTAGATGCAGTCTTATCAAATATGGCTAGACAtcaaaaattagataatatgcttgatgaaaaatttgattcattataa